In Halobaculum rubrum, the following are encoded in one genomic region:
- a CDS encoding APC family permease: MTEQPGDVDPAGENVAGEVPVAEPEAVTDDTTVHDDDVELERTIGLVGGLAIGIGTMIGAGIFVFPGLAASNAGLAATLSFAIGGLIALLVALPTSELATAMPRSGGGYYFISRGMGTAYGAIVGLGLWLGLMFASAFYLVGLGHYASAVFSELGVALPFSPVIGIGLLFGAALTALSIGGTENTAKIQNVVVGILLVVLTGFLSYGVLDAVGVFGGGTVPEQFFSRGYFPVLTTAALVFTSYLGFAQVATVAGEIKQPGRNLPLAMVGSVLIVTVFYVVTIFVATSAFGADRLGQFGETAMVEVARDFLGLPGAVAILGAGLLATFSSANASILSASRAVYALSRDALLPRKASEVNLRYGTPHVALLSAGGPILVLVATGQVELLAEVASFLHLIMYGLMCVALIVFRRRDPEWYTPSYRVPGYPVVPAVGALASFGLIAFMQPASIGIGVVVMLVSYLWYRYYAGDVTLKGDI, from the coding sequence ATGACTGAACAGCCCGGAGACGTCGATCCGGCGGGCGAGAACGTCGCCGGCGAGGTGCCCGTCGCGGAGCCGGAGGCCGTCACCGATGACACGACCGTCCACGACGACGACGTCGAACTCGAGCGGACGATCGGGCTGGTCGGCGGGCTCGCGATCGGGATCGGGACCATGATCGGCGCGGGTATCTTCGTGTTCCCGGGGCTGGCGGCAAGCAACGCGGGGCTGGCTGCCACACTCTCGTTCGCGATCGGCGGGCTGATCGCGTTGCTCGTGGCGCTCCCGACCTCGGAACTGGCCACGGCGATGCCCCGGAGCGGCGGCGGGTACTACTTCATCTCCCGCGGGATGGGAACCGCCTACGGCGCGATCGTCGGGCTGGGGCTGTGGTTGGGGCTGATGTTCGCCTCCGCGTTCTATCTGGTCGGGCTCGGTCACTACGCGAGCGCCGTGTTCAGCGAACTCGGTGTCGCGCTCCCGTTCAGTCCCGTCATCGGGATCGGGCTGCTCTTCGGCGCCGCACTGACGGCGTTGAGTATCGGCGGCACGGAGAACACCGCGAAGATCCAGAACGTGGTGGTCGGGATCCTCCTCGTGGTGCTCACGGGCTTTCTCTCGTACGGTGTTCTCGACGCCGTGGGTGTGTTCGGCGGTGGAACCGTTCCGGAACAGTTCTTTTCGCGAGGATACTTCCCGGTGTTGACGACCGCGGCGCTCGTGTTCACGTCGTATCTGGGGTTCGCCCAGGTCGCGACCGTCGCGGGCGAGATCAAACAGCCGGGTCGGAACCTTCCGCTGGCGATGGTCGGGTCGGTCCTGATCGTCACGGTGTTTTACGTCGTGACGATCTTCGTCGCGACCAGCGCGTTCGGGGCCGACCGGCTGGGACAGTTCGGTGAAACGGCCATGGTCGAGGTGGCGCGTGACTTCCTCGGGTTGCCCGGCGCGGTCGCGATCCTGGGTGCCGGGCTGTTGGCGACGTTCTCGAGCGCGAACGCGTCGATCCTCAGTGCCTCGCGGGCGGTGTATGCACTCAGCCGTGACGCACTGCTTCCCAGAAAGGCGAGCGAGGTCAACCTCCGATACGGCACCCCACACGTCGCGTTGCTCTCCGCCGGCGGACCGATCCTGGTTCTCGTCGCGACCGGGCAGGTCGAACTGCTCGCGGAGGTCGCCTCGTTCCTCCATCTGATCATGTACGGACTGATGTGTGTCGCGTTGATCGTGTTTCGACGGCGGGATCCCGAGTGGTACACCCCCAGCTATCGTGTGCCGGGCTATCCGGTGGTCCCGGCCGTGGGTGCCCTCGCCAGCTTCGGCCTGATCGCGTTCATGCAGCCCGCGTCGATCGGCATCGGCGTCGTGGTGATGCTCGTGTCGTACCTCTGGTACCGTTATTACGCTGGGGACGTCACGCTCAAGGGGGACATCTAA
- a CDS encoding ferritin-like domain-containing protein yields MTANDYDMDERVESIETAENSDDGGSRRRFLSRSAIAGGALLTLGGGAGLSLAQEDDEGDPEEAEGPLFDDEAGTDVDVLNYALTLEHLESAFYGMGLETFDAGDLLESDATIVSTEADAEVLYGNLETIGEQEAAHVDLLTQVIDLLGGTPVEEAEYDFGVEDVAGFMSLASTLENTGVAAYAGAAPAIESPDLLRTALGVHSVEARHAAVVTAAGGGDPYPDAVDDPAAQSDVLAAVGPLIAEDDEEEEDEAENGEEAEEGDDENGTETGTPNGTATGTPNGTATGTPNGN; encoded by the coding sequence ATGACAGCAAACGACTACGACATGGACGAACGGGTGGAGAGTATCGAGACGGCGGAGAACAGCGACGACGGCGGGTCCCGCAGGCGGTTCCTCAGTCGCTCGGCGATCGCCGGCGGCGCGCTGTTGACGCTCGGCGGCGGTGCGGGCCTCTCGCTGGCACAGGAGGACGACGAGGGGGACCCCGAGGAGGCCGAGGGGCCGCTGTTCGACGACGAGGCGGGAACCGACGTGGACGTGTTGAACTACGCGCTCACGCTCGAGCACCTGGAGAGCGCGTTCTACGGGATGGGGCTCGAGACGTTCGACGCGGGGGACCTCCTCGAGTCGGACGCGACGATCGTCTCCACCGAGGCGGACGCGGAGGTGCTGTACGGGAACCTGGAGACGATCGGCGAACAGGAGGCGGCCCACGTCGACCTGCTCACGCAGGTGATCGATCTGCTCGGCGGGACGCCCGTCGAGGAGGCGGAGTACGACTTCGGCGTCGAGGACGTCGCCGGGTTCATGTCGCTCGCGTCGACGCTGGAGAACACGGGCGTCGCCGCGTACGCGGGCGCGGCACCCGCGATCGAGAGCCCGGACCTCCTGCGTACCGCGCTCGGCGTCCACAGCGTCGAGGCCCGGCACGCGGCCGTCGTGACCGCCGCCGGCGGCGGCGACCCGTACCCGGACGCTGTCGACGACCCGGCCGCTCAGTCGGACGTGCTCGCGGCCGTCGGTCCGCTCATCGCCGAGGACGACGAGGAGGAGGAAGACGAGGCCGAGAACGGTGAAGAAGCCGAAGAGGGGGACGACGAGAACGGCACCGAAACTGGAACTCCGAACGGCACTGCGACCGGGACCCCGAACGGCACTGCGACCGGGACCCCGAACGGGAACTAA
- a CDS encoding inorganic phosphate transporter, with product MVSTLVVIGLLVAAFVGFNIGGSSTGVAFGPAVGSKLVRKATAAALFSVFAFLGAWTVGRNVIVTMSEGIVPAAQFTPVAGVGVLFFTGLSLLVSNVYGVPASTSMTAVGAIVGLGLATGSLNEALMFTIVSAWIVAPLIGLGIGAVIGRYVYPQLDARLSFTRLERQLLQIDRSGRIPGLRFNTNASPRDLVGSALVLGIACYMGFSAGASNAANAIAPLVGNGAVSIDQGVLLAVAAISLGGFTIARRTLATVGDGITDLPILAALIVSTVGATIITVLSYFGIPASLAVSTTCCIIGLGWGRASRAVTLAELATPPSETQPGPGLTTGALAAPSTGDAEPAGPTVGDLAAGETPETEPADQGDGSPTVPPIGEEDIEELTAETLFDPAATTRIVALWIITPSLSVVGSYLLFALLL from the coding sequence ATGGTCTCAACACTCGTGGTCATCGGACTCCTCGTCGCCGCGTTCGTGGGGTTCAACATCGGCGGCTCGTCGACTGGCGTCGCGTTCGGGCCGGCGGTGGGGAGCAAACTGGTCAGAAAGGCGACGGCGGCGGCACTGTTTAGCGTGTTCGCATTTCTCGGAGCGTGGACCGTCGGGCGCAACGTGATCGTGACGATGAGCGAAGGGATCGTCCCGGCCGCACAGTTCACCCCGGTGGCCGGCGTCGGCGTCCTGTTTTTCACCGGGCTCTCGCTGCTGGTTTCGAACGTCTACGGCGTCCCCGCCTCGACCTCGATGACGGCCGTGGGGGCGATCGTGGGACTCGGGCTCGCGACGGGGTCGCTCAACGAGGCGTTGATGTTCACCATCGTCTCGGCGTGGATCGTGGCTCCGCTCATCGGACTCGGGATCGGCGCCGTGATCGGCCGGTACGTCTATCCGCAACTCGACGCCCGGCTGTCGTTTACGCGCCTCGAGCGGCAGTTGCTACAGATCGACCGCTCGGGCCGGATCCCCGGCCTCCGATTCAACACGAACGCGTCGCCGCGTGACCTCGTCGGGTCGGCGTTGGTGCTCGGGATCGCCTGTTACATGGGATTCAGCGCGGGCGCCTCGAACGCAGCGAACGCGATCGCCCCGCTCGTGGGCAACGGCGCAGTGAGTATCGACCAGGGCGTGCTCCTCGCCGTCGCCGCCATCAGCCTCGGCGGGTTCACGATCGCGAGGCGCACCCTCGCGACGGTCGGCGACGGCATCACCGACCTCCCCATTCTGGCGGCCCTGATCGTCTCCACGGTGGGTGCGACGATCATCACCGTCCTCTCGTATTTCGGCATTCCGGCGAGCCTCGCGGTCAGCACGACCTGCTGCATCATCGGCTTGGGATGGGGACGGGCGAGTCGCGCGGTCACGCTCGCGGAGCTCGCCACGCCGCCGTCCGAGACGCAGCCGGGACCGGGGCTTACGACCGGTGCGCTCGCAGCGCCGTCGACCGGAGACGCGGAACCGGCGGGCCCGACTGTCGGCGACCTCGCGGCCGGAGAGACCCCGGAAACGGAACCGGCGGACCAGGGCGACGGGTCGCCGACAGTCCCCCCGATCGGCGAGGAGGACATCGAGGAACTGACTGCCGAGACCCTGTTCGACCCGGCGGCGACGACCCGGATCGTCGCGCTCTGGATCATCACGCCGTCGCTCTCGGTCGTCGGGTCGTACCTTCTGTTCGCTCTGCTGCTGTGA
- a CDS encoding universal stress protein yields MSDLLSRVVVPVASDADASATAAAIAAHDAEVGDVTLVYVVEKAGGAPDKAGVEQREAAAREAFDTFDAALPNVTVDREIVYDTDILDAILSVAADVDATAIVFTPRDGGRFVRMLTGDISLRLVTGADRPVVSLPRPVDHTDESPVDE; encoded by the coding sequence ATGAGCGACCTGCTCTCGCGGGTCGTCGTCCCCGTCGCCTCCGACGCGGATGCGTCGGCCACGGCCGCCGCGATCGCCGCCCACGATGCCGAAGTGGGCGACGTGACGCTCGTGTACGTCGTCGAAAAGGCCGGCGGCGCCCCCGATAAGGCCGGCGTCGAGCAGCGCGAGGCGGCCGCCCGAGAGGCGTTCGACACCTTCGACGCCGCGCTGCCGAACGTGACTGTCGACCGCGAGATCGTCTACGACACCGACATCCTCGACGCTATCCTGTCGGTCGCCGCCGACGTTGATGCGACGGCGATCGTGTTCACGCCGCGCGACGGCGGCCGCTTCGTCCGGATGCTCACCGGCGACATCTCGCTGCGCCTGGTGACCGGCGCCGACCGGCCCGTGGTGAGCCTGCCGCGACCGGTCGACCACACCGACGAGTCGCCGGTGGACGAATGA
- a CDS encoding universal stress protein produces MTDRPSILVPIRVLEGESIPEGVPGLLANAHVILLGYHVIPEQTAPGQAQMQFEDRAIERLDEYETILEEAGATVERRLVFTHDGQKTIDRTTTEHDCLAALVPNATGPVEDVLVAVRGAVGIDRLARVVAGLFGETDVSVTLYHVADDEETDEDVETLLDGLVGRLRDSGMDAARIETRVDRDRGALDAIVEAAEEFDTVVMGESDPSLATFVFGLPADQVADRFLGPVLVVQREPPQQTDEPTS; encoded by the coding sequence ATGACGGACCGTCCATCGATACTCGTCCCGATTCGCGTGCTCGAGGGGGAATCGATCCCGGAGGGTGTTCCCGGCCTTCTCGCGAACGCCCACGTCATCCTCCTGGGGTATCACGTCATCCCGGAGCAAACGGCACCGGGACAGGCACAGATGCAGTTCGAGGACCGAGCCATCGAACGGCTCGACGAGTACGAAACGATCCTCGAGGAGGCGGGAGCGACCGTCGAGCGACGGCTCGTGTTCACCCACGACGGTCAGAAGACGATCGACCGGACGACGACCGAACACGACTGTTTGGCCGCGCTCGTCCCGAACGCTACCGGCCCGGTCGAAGACGTCCTCGTCGCCGTCCGTGGTGCCGTGGGCATCGACCGCCTCGCCCGTGTCGTCGCCGGCCTGTTCGGGGAGACGGATGTATCGGTGACGCTGTACCACGTCGCGGACGACGAGGAAACGGACGAGGACGTCGAGACACTCCTCGATGGACTGGTGGGACGGCTGCGGGACTCGGGGATGGACGCCGCGAGGATCGAGACGCGTGTCGACCGCGATCGGGGGGCACTCGACGCGATCGTCGAGGCGGCCGAGGAGTTCGATACCGTCGTCATGGGCGAATCCGATCCCTCCCTGGCGACGTTCGTGTTCGGGCTACCGGCGGACCAAGTCGCCGACCGGTTTCTCGGTCCCGTCCTCGTGGTACAGCGCGAACCACCGCAGCAGACGGACGAGCCAACTAGCTGA
- a CDS encoding DUF7511 domain-containing protein has translation MHASDDLPKLREPDALENLPEFGLRYLFDDGSDPSSVTVYDPERLETTWITVDTDTAVSLEDVR, from the coding sequence ATGCACGCGAGCGACGATCTACCGAAGCTCCGGGAGCCGGACGCCCTCGAGAACCTCCCCGAGTTCGGGCTCCGGTACCTCTTCGACGACGGCTCGGACCCGAGTTCGGTGACCGTCTACGACCCGGAGCGCCTGGAGACGACGTGGATCACCGTCGACACCGACACGGCCGTGTCGCTGGAGGACGTCCGTTGA
- the secY gene encoding preprotein translocase subunit SecY, translated as MGWKETAEPVLTRMPTVERPEGHVPFKRKLAWTAGILVMYFFLTNITMFGLATGGAEGDFYGRFRSILAGSQGSILQLGIGPIVTASIVLQLLGGADLLGLDTDDPRDQILYQGLQKLLVVVMICLTGLPMVFAGNYLPVDGQLGTSLGIGAGGMRTLLFAQMFVGGVLILFMDEVISKWGVGSGIGLFIIAGVSQQLVAGLFAVPALGTQVTGFFPAWYGIITGGIELDPFVQSLLFDPGNILALFTTVLIFGIVVYTESVRVEIPLSHARVKGARGRFPVKLIYASVLPMILVRALQANVQFLGQILNNYVTLPAVVGVYSQGQPVSGLFYYLAPIQSRADWMWFSGAFTVSAEPWQIVLRVLVDLTFMIVGGAIFAVFWVETTGMGPESTAKQIQNSGMQIPGFRKNPQVIEKVMERYIPQVTVIGGALVGLLAVLANMLGTLGGVSGTGLLLTVSITYKLYEEIAEEQLMEMHPMMRQMFGSD; from the coding sequence ATGGGTTGGAAAGAGACCGCGGAACCCGTACTCACGCGGATGCCGACGGTCGAGCGTCCGGAGGGGCACGTCCCCTTCAAGCGGAAGCTCGCCTGGACGGCCGGCATCCTCGTGATGTACTTCTTCCTCACGAATATCACGATGTTCGGACTCGCGACGGGCGGGGCCGAGGGCGACTTCTACGGCCGGTTCCGATCGATCCTCGCGGGGTCGCAGGGGTCGATCCTCCAGCTGGGTATCGGCCCGATCGTCACGGCGTCGATCGTCCTCCAGTTGCTCGGCGGCGCCGACCTGCTCGGCCTCGACACGGACGACCCCCGCGACCAGATCCTGTACCAGGGGCTCCAGAAGCTGCTGGTGGTCGTGATGATCTGCCTGACGGGCCTGCCGATGGTGTTCGCCGGCAACTACCTGCCGGTCGACGGGCAGCTCGGAACGTCGCTGGGCATCGGCGCGGGCGGCATGCGGACGCTGCTGTTCGCGCAGATGTTCGTCGGCGGCGTCCTCATCCTGTTCATGGACGAGGTCATCTCCAAGTGGGGCGTCGGCTCCGGGATCGGCCTGTTCATCATCGCGGGCGTGAGCCAGCAGCTCGTCGCCGGGCTGTTCGCCGTGCCCGCGCTCGGCACCCAGGTGACCGGCTTCTTCCCCGCGTGGTACGGCATCATCACCGGGGGGATCGAGCTCGACCCGTTCGTCCAGTCGCTGCTGTTCGATCCGGGGAACATCCTCGCGCTGTTCACCACGGTGCTCATCTTCGGGATCGTCGTGTACACCGAGTCGGTGCGCGTCGAGATCCCGCTGAGTCACGCCCGCGTGAAGGGCGCCCGCGGTCGCTTCCCCGTGAAGCTCATCTACGCGTCCGTCCTCCCGATGATCCTCGTTCGCGCGCTGCAGGCGAACGTCCAGTTCCTCGGCCAGATCCTCAACAACTACGTGACTCTCCCGGCAGTCGTCGGCGTCTACTCGCAGGGCCAGCCCGTGAGCGGGCTGTTCTACTACCTCGCGCCGATCCAGTCGCGCGCCGACTGGATGTGGTTCTCGGGGGCGTTCACCGTCAGTGCCGAGCCGTGGCAGATCGTCCTCCGAGTGCTCGTCGATCTTACGTTCATGATCGTCGGCGGCGCCATCTTCGCCGTGTTCTGGGTCGAGACGACCGGCATGGGGCCGGAGTCGACGGCCAAGCAGATCCAGAACTCCGGGATGCAGATCCCCGGCTTCCGGAAGAACCCGCAGGTCATCGAGAAGGTCATGGAGCGATACATCCCGCAGGTGACCGTCATCGGCGGCGCGCTCGTCGGCCTGCTTGCGGTGCTTGCGAACATGCTCGGCACGCTCGGGGGCGTCTCCGGGACGGGGCTCCTGCTGACGGTGTCGATCACCTACAAGCTGTACGAGGAGATCGCCGAGGAGCAGCTCATGGAGATGCATCCGATGATGCGCCAGATGTTCGGCTCGGACTGA
- a CDS encoding inorganic phosphate transporter produces MAGLVFWALVVLATLTSLATAWALGANSNSPPFAPAIGANAVSTMRAAFLIGILAALGALTQGGAISETVGAGLINGVQITSLAATAGLLTATGFMIFGVYSGYPVPAAFATTGAMVGVGLSLGGDPAVDTYRRIAIFWVLVPPVSGGLAYLTATLLRRDDIPETVGVPLLAAVVGGIVANVQLGVIPSPPEATQSSIAGFIARQVETPTVAGIDPLAVLVTIAAAAAGFRLIRRRTQASTEDGIRTFLLILGSVVAFSSGGSQVGLATGPLENLYRAELGLPGIVLLTLGATGILAGAWMGAPKLLQATSREYAQLGVRRSIAALVPGFIIAQVAIALGIPISFNNIIISGVIGGGLAGGSAGVSRRKIGVTLAFWLITLTASIAIGFGLYKAFAAVLGG; encoded by the coding sequence GTGGCGGGACTCGTCTTCTGGGCGCTCGTCGTGCTGGCAACGCTCACCAGCCTCGCCACGGCGTGGGCGCTCGGCGCGAACAGCAACTCGCCGCCGTTCGCCCCGGCGATCGGTGCCAACGCCGTCTCGACGATGCGGGCGGCCTTTCTCATCGGCATCCTCGCGGCGCTGGGCGCACTCACCCAGGGCGGGGCGATCTCCGAGACGGTCGGGGCGGGGCTCATCAACGGCGTCCAGATAACGTCGCTGGCTGCGACGGCGGGCCTGCTGACCGCAACCGGGTTCATGATATTCGGCGTCTACAGCGGCTACCCGGTGCCGGCGGCGTTCGCGACGACCGGGGCGATGGTCGGCGTCGGACTCTCGCTCGGCGGCGACCCCGCGGTCGACACGTACCGTCGCATCGCGATCTTCTGGGTGCTCGTCCCCCCCGTTTCGGGCGGGCTCGCCTATCTCACCGCCACCCTCCTCCGACGCGACGATATCCCCGAGACCGTCGGGGTCCCGTTGCTCGCGGCGGTCGTCGGCGGCATCGTCGCAAACGTCCAACTGGGGGTCATCCCCTCGCCGCCGGAGGCGACCCAGAGCTCCATCGCGGGGTTCATCGCGCGACAGGTCGAGACGCCGACAGTCGCCGGGATCGACCCGCTCGCGGTGCTCGTGACGATCGCGGCCGCCGCGGCGGGCTTTCGGCTCATCCGTCGCCGGACCCAAGCGTCGACCGAGGACGGCATCCGGACGTTCCTGCTCATCCTCGGGAGCGTCGTCGCCTTCTCCAGCGGCGGCAGTCAGGTCGGGCTGGCGACCGGCCCGCTCGAGAACCTCTATCGGGCCGAGCTCGGGCTCCCCGGTATCGTCCTGTTGACGTTGGGCGCGACCGGCATCCTCGCGGGCGCGTGGATGGGTGCGCCCAAGCTGCTCCAGGCGACCTCCCGCGAGTACGCACAGCTGGGTGTCAGGCGCTCTATTGCCGCGCTGGTCCCCGGATTCATCATCGCACAAGTCGCCATCGCGCTGGGGATCCCCATCTCGTTCAACAACATCATCATCTCCGGCGTCATCGGCGGCGGGCTCGCGGGCGGTTCGGCCGGCGTCTCTCGCCGGAAGATCGGCGTGACGCTCGCGTTCTGGCTCATCACGCTCACCGCCTCGATCGCGATCGGGTTCGGACTGTACAAGGCCTTCGCCGCGGTGCTCGGTGGGTAA
- a CDS encoding uL15m family ribosomal protein, whose translation MTSKKRRQRGSRTHGGGSHKNRRGAGHRGGRGNAGRKKHERQLYGPLGKYGFKRPQGVQDEVVEVSVQKLDEDAALLAADDLAEAEGDGYALDARDVAEDGHEVDVVKVLGGGQVRGELHVTADAFTAEARRLIEEAGGSAELTERAEQAQADAEASEEQSDADSDDE comes from the coding sequence ATGACGAGCAAGAAACGACGCCAGCGCGGCTCGCGCACCCACGGCGGCGGCTCCCACAAGAACCGGCGCGGCGCCGGTCACCGGGGCGGCCGCGGGAACGCTGGTCGCAAGAAGCACGAACGGCAGCTGTACGGTCCGCTCGGCAAGTACGGCTTCAAGCGCCCGCAGGGCGTGCAGGACGAAGTCGTCGAGGTCTCCGTCCAGAAGCTGGACGAGGACGCCGCCCTCCTGGCGGCGGACGACCTCGCCGAGGCGGAGGGCGACGGCTACGCCCTCGACGCCCGCGACGTGGCCGAGGACGGCCACGAGGTGGACGTCGTGAAGGTACTCGGCGGCGGGCAGGTCCGCGGGGAACTGCACGTCACGGCCGACGCGTTCACCGCGGAGGCGCGCCGCCTCATCGAGGAGGCCGGTGGCTCCGCAGAACTGACGGAGCGCGCCGAGCAGGCGCAGGCCGACGCCGAGGCGTCCGAGGAGCAGTCCGACGCCGACAGCGACGACGAGTAG
- a CDS encoding universal stress protein gives MAPSHVLVPLDGSPLADDAFGQALEQFDCRLTVLNVVTPIDAGMSEGGVLEPGEDRRERARDRADRVVERAKERADEVDRPIDTAVETGDPAEAILEYVDAHDVDHVVMGGHGGERSGIARRLLGTVATSVVGEAPVTVTVVR, from the coding sequence ATGGCGCCATCGCACGTTCTCGTCCCGCTCGACGGGTCACCGCTGGCTGACGACGCATTCGGACAGGCGCTCGAACAGTTCGACTGTCGGCTGACAGTCCTGAACGTGGTGACGCCGATCGACGCGGGGATGAGCGAGGGTGGGGTCCTCGAACCCGGCGAGGATCGTCGCGAGCGCGCACGGGACCGGGCCGATCGCGTCGTCGAACGGGCGAAGGAACGGGCCGACGAGGTCGACCGGCCGATCGACACGGCGGTGGAAACCGGCGATCCGGCCGAGGCCATCCTCGAGTACGTCGACGCCCACGACGTCGACCACGTCGTGATGGGAGGACACGGCGGCGAACGGAGCGGTATCGCCCGCCGGCTGCTCGGAACCGTGGCGACGAGCGTCGTCGGGGAAGCCCCCGTGACGGTGACCGTCGTCCGCTGA